TCCTGAGATTTCTTATTTCGAGCAAAATTCAACTCCTGGCCACCACCCATGCGATAGGCATTCAAGCGTGTATCCGTCGCACACGTTTCTTGAGCATGGGAAACATGAGGCAGATCACCACCAGAATGGCCGTGATCAAGTTGAGATCACTGGGCGTCAGCCTCAGGAAACCTACCTGATACGAAAGAGCCACCACAATGGCGAAGCGGTAAACGAGAGACCCTACAATGGCGCTCAGTGTCTGTCGCAGAACACTCTGTTTCCCCACCAGACTTTCCCCAAGAATGACCGAGGCCAAGCCCGCTACAATAGTGCCGATCCCCATTCCCACATCGGCAAACCCCTGACTTTGGGCCACCATTCCGCCGGCCAAAGCCACCAGGGCATTGGAAAGGCTCACACCGATGAGGATCATGTTGTCGGTGTTCACCCCTTGTGAGCGGATCATCTGAGGATTGTCCCCTGTTCCACGCAGAGCGAGCCCCAGGTGAGTGTGCAGGAAAATGTCCAGGACCACTTTGCAGCCTAACGCCACAACCAGAAAGATCAGTGGCGCCACAAGATACCGCGGAATTCCCGGAAAAGCGAGCGCATCAAAAATGGTCGTCTGATGGAGAAGCGCCAGATTCGGCCGCCCCATGATGCGAATATTGATGGAATAAAGGGCGGTCATAGTGATGATGCTGGCCAGAAGGCTCATGATGCGAAGCTTCGTGGCCAGAAGAGCCGTAACGCACCCGGCAAGCGCTCCTGCCACCATGGCCAGCCCAAGGCTGGTAAAGGGGTCCCACCCCTGGAGCATGAAGCTTCCCGTTACAGCCGCTCCCAGGGGAAGGGTCCCGTCCACCGTGAGGTCTGGAAAGTCCAGCACACGGAAGGTGAGATAAACTCCCAACACCATGACGGCATAAACCAGACCTTGTTCGATGGAGCCTACAAAAGTGTAAAGAGACATATCCTACAGCAACCTCATTGTGCTAAAGGACCTGGTCCGCACGTTTCAAAACGGATTCGGGCAGGGTCACTCCCATTTTTTCGGCCGCCTGTTTATTCACGACCAGCTTCAGATCCTTGAGGGTCTCGACAGGCATGGTACCGGGATTTTCGCCTTTCAGAATCCGTACGGCCATCTCCCCGCTCTGCCGCCCAAGGCGGTAGTAATCGATGGCAACCGCCGCAACGGCTCCGCGGGGTACGGAATCGATATCTGCGGCAAAAAGAGGAATCCGGTTGTCGGTGCATACCTTCACAACAGCATCAAATGCCGAAACCACCGTATTGTCGGTCGGGATATGAACGGCGTCCACTCTGCCCACCAGGCTCTTGGCCGCCAGGAACACGCCGCTGGAATTGCTCACGGGAGCCTCCACGACTTCCATATTCCTTTTGGCGACTTCTTCCTTGATCTGTTTGAGGGAGGTCAGAGAATTGTCTTCACCGGAATTATAGATCACACCCAGCCGTTTCACTTTGGGGGCGATCTCGATAATGAGATCCATCTGCCGGTCCACAGGGCTCCGGTCCGTAGTTCCCGTAACATTGGCGCCGGGCTCTTCGAGACTCTTCACGAGCCCTGCCCCCACGGGGTCCGTAACGGATGAAATCACAATGGGAATGGTTTTAGTAGCGTTGACACACGCTTGAGAAGTGGGGGTCGCGATGGTATAAATGAGATCTACATTGTTTCCCACAAAGGATTTGGCGATGCTGTTAGCCGTAGCCATATTCCCCTGGGCAATCTGAATATCGTAAGTTACATTCTGCCCTTCGACGTATCCGTTGTCCTTCAGAGCATCGATGAAGCCCTTCCTTGCGGCATCCAGCGCCGGGTGTTCCACAATCTGTGAAATCCCGATGGTGATTTTCTTCTCATCCGCAGAAGCAATCCCTGCCATGCCCAAAACCAAAACTAAGGTCAGAAAGCTCTTCCAGAAACGCATCATGGCAATCTCCCCCATTGAAAGGTAAACAAAAGCCTATCCGGAAACCTCCTATGGACTTTGTCCCCCTCAGTCACCCCTCGAGAAGAGAATTGAAGGGGGATGTCCGCTGCCGAAGATCGGTTTTTCAGATAGGCTCTAAGAACCCATCCAAACCCTCTTCACCCCAATGGACTGAAACGAGCCGAGGGAAATTTTTGGATGAGCGCCGCAGCAGCAAATCCAAGACAATAAAACCGGGTGGCACATTACAACTAAACGTTCTCCCACCCTTGCGAAAAACTGATCATAAACTCTTCCGTAAGGCAAGACATTTTCCCCATAACTGAACCGACCAAACAAAGCAAGAGATTAACCGCGGGCGGGCACATTTTGCACGCCGTAGGAAGGGGAGGCTGAATCGGCCTTCAGGGAACCGCCCATGTGCAAGAACCTTGGATCGGGAGGTTTCCAACAAGGGAAGAGTCTTCAGTTGACAAATTCCGAATTTCCCAGTAACGGATTGGAATTAATGCGACATTGTCACATTAAGTATGTTATGAATATTTTATATTGATTTTCTCATGCAATGCAGCATGGGGTACATGCTGCATTGTTCCTATGCGACAACGGCGAGGGAATGGCTGTGGCCCGTTTCTCACTTTCTGACGGATTGGAGCCCTCAGCATGAATACCGAACAATTGTTAGTGTTTGGCATTCTCGCGGCAACGCTGGTCCTGTTCGTCTGGAACCGCTGGCGCTACGACCTTGTGGCGTTGGGGGCCCTGCTGGCTGTCGCCGGCCTGACCCCGACCGATCAGGTCTTCGCGGGCTTCGGACACCCCGCTGTCGTGACGGTAGCGGCCGTATTGGTGCTCAGCCGCGGATTGCTCAATGCCGGTGTTGTGGATACTATCGCGCAATCCCTCGGACGGGTGGGAAACCAGCCCATGATCCAGGTGGCGACACTCACAGGGGTTGTAGCGCTGTGCTCCGGATTCATGAACAACGTGGGCGCCTTGGCGTTGCTCATGCCCGTTGCCATCTGGATGTCGCGCCAAAGCAGTCGCCCTCCTTCCCTATTGCTCATGCCCTTAGCCTTCGGCTCATTGCTCGGCGGTACGATCACTTTGATCGGAACGCCACCAAACATCATCATTGCCGCATATCGAGCACAAACGGGAGCGCCCCCCTTCGGAATGTTCGAATTCTTCCCCGTGGGGATAGGGATCACTTTGGTTGGAGTGCTCTTTATCTCCCTGGTGGGCTGGCGACTCACGCCAAAGCGGGAAAAACAGGGAACACCGGAGGAACTTTTTCAAATCGGTGACTATATCAGCGAAGTCCGCGTTACCGAGCATTCGAAGGTCCTCGGTCAAACCCTCCATGATTTGCTTTCCCTGATGGAAAGTGAATCGGACGTAACCATTGTCGGACTTTTCCGCGGTAAACAGCGGCACATGGCGCCTTCCATGTATGCAGTTCTTCAGGCGGGCGATATTCTTATGGTCGAAACCGATCCCGAAAGCCTGAAGGGCATGATTGACGCCGCAGGTCTTGAACTGGCCGAAAGCGGCGACATTGGTAAGGGAGATCTCGGGGCCGACGATGTCAGCATCATTGAAGCCATCGTCGCCCCTGAATCCCTGCTCCTTGGACGTACGGCAGCCAACCTCGATATGCGCGCACGTTATGGCGTGAATGTGCTCGCGGTGGCGCGTCAAGGGCAGCGGGTGCGGGAGCGGCTGAGCAAGATCCGTTTCAATATCGCGGATATCCTACTGCTGCAGGGCCGCACGGATTCGTTGCAGGCAGCCCTGTCTGCCTGGGGATGCCTGCCGCTTGCGGAGCGGGGATTGCGCATCGGTAAACCACGAAAGGTTTTCCTGGCAGCCGCTATCTTTGTCGCGGCCCTGGCGTTGGTCGCGTTCAATTTGCTGCCTGCCCAGGTCGCCCTGGTCGGAGCGGCGGTTGTCATGGTGCTCAGCGGACTTCTTACTCTCAAGGAAGCCTATAAGAGCATCGATTGGCCCATCATCGTGCTGCTGGCAGCCATGATCCCCGTAGGGCAAGCGCTTGAAAGCACCGGCGGAGCCCAACTCATTGCCGATCAGTTGCTGCGGGTCGCTCGCTCTTCCTCTCCGGCGGAGACTCTTGCAATTCTCATGGTCGGAACGATGCTGCTCTCGAACGTGGTCAACAATGCCGCCGCCGCGATCTTGATGGCCCCCATCGCAATTGGTGTGGCGCACGGCATGGGCTCCTCCCCTGACCCACTCCTGATGGCGGTGGCAATCGGTTCTTCCTGCGCGTTCTTGACCCCGATCGGCCATCAATCGAACGCGCTGGTAATGGCTCCCGGCGGATACAGGTTCGGCGACTACTGGCGTTTGGGACTCCCTCTGTCCGTGCTGGTCGTAGGAGTGGCCGTCCCTCTGATCATGTGGTTCTGGCCCCTCTAATGCCTCCGGGCGGAAAATGTTCTCATCCTACTGGAACCTGCAGGTCAAAACATCCCGGATATGACCGCAGTCATCCAGTCTTCTATGGATGTCCGCCGTTCAACCCGGTGACCGGACGGAAGCATCGCCTCGAACTCCTTCCATTGGGCAGCCAGAAAACCGCTCATGATGACCCTTGGATACCTGCGCCATTCCGATCCCCTCAGCACTTCGCGCAGGCAGGGCCATTCGATATTCATGAGAAGGAGGTCGGAAGGTTCCCGCAGCACTTCCAGTTCCCGTGCCACGAGCAGTTTCACTCTCTCTTCCACATGATTCGCACGGACGTTTTGCAGGGCAACAGCCACTGCGAGAGGGATGCAGTCCAGTCCCACAACACGGGTGGCTCCCAGCAGCGCACCGGCGATGGCAAGGATTCCCGTTCCCGTGCCAAGGTCCACAACCGTTTTCACCGGAACCGCCTTGAAAAGCTCAGCCATCGTCAAGAGACAACCCCTGGTGGTGGGATGAAGGCCCGACCCAAATACCAGGCCGGGATTCATGCGGATGAGATAGCCCCCCTCGGGATGAATCGGTTCTTCTTCATCTTTTCCCGTATGAATGAGAAATGGTCCTACCCGCTGGTCAGAGAGTGACACATGCTGCCACTGCTCGTAATCCAGGCTGTAGGCCCCGTTCAGTATCCATCCGGACTGGTCCTGAATCCAATGTTTCACTGCACTTTCCGATTCGCGATCAAAAAAGAGGTAGTAAAAAGGCGGTTCAGGCCAGAGCCCCAGAAATCCCGGCAAGGCGGGTTCCGTTCCAGGAGAACGAGGTCCCCGGCATTCATAGACAAATAGGTGTTGAGGGAGGTTGTTTGAATTTTCCATAGAGTATCCCGTAAGTACAGCGATTCCATCACTCGACATGATTCCAGCGGAGCTTTGCTTCTGCATATAATTTTAAGATATTGTATGAATTTTATCTTCCGGACCCGGGCTTCCCAAGTACACACGGGACCTTTGACTTTTTGATCCAGATGGTCCATTTTGTTGGCTGCAGAGAGAAGGACTCATGACATCCTCACACGGAATTCAGGGGAGAGAAAAAGATGCAGATTATACAAACACCCGTCGGCAACATGGAAGTGTTTTGTTATCTGGTTTACGATGAGACAACCATGGAAGGCATCCTCATCGACCCTGCGGGAGATACAGACCGTTTGCTCAAGATTCTGCAGGAAAAGGGAGTGAAACTCAAGTACATCGTGAACACTCACGGACACGCCGACCACACCTGCGGCAATGACCGGTTGCGAGAGGCAACGGGCGCCAAGGTGGTCATGCATGCCCTGGACGACGTCTTTTTCCAGCGCCCGGAAAGTAAAGCCTTTACCAGGATGATGGGCTTTGAAAACTCTTCCCCTGCGGACATTCAGGTTCAGGACGGCGACGAACTTTCCTTCGGAAACCTCACCATGAGATTTCTTCACACTCCCGGCCATACTCCCGGAGCCTGCTGCATTCTCATCGACGGCAATCTCTTTACGGGCGATACTCTCTTTGTGGGTGCCGTGGGCCGGACCGACCTCCCTGGAGCATCCTTCGATGAGCTGCTCCGCTCCCTCGAAACCAAAATCATCACCCTGCCTCCCGAAACCATCGTATGGCCGGGCCACGACTACGGTGATCGCCCGCACTCTACCGTCGGCCATGAAATGAAAACCAACCCTTACATTACGGACTTCATAACGGAAAATGACTAGCGGACAAAGGCTTTTTTCCACAATCACATTTTCGTCGCCTCTGGGCTGGATTCTCACGGCAGCCGGTCCCGAAGGCATCTGCCTCCTTCACTTCTGCGGCCCGGTCCAGCCATCGGAGTCTCAAGAGCAGGAAATCATGGGCAGAGAATACCCGGGATGTAAAATCAAACCGGACGCTCCGCCCCCTTTGCTCTCGGAAACAAAAAAAGCCGTCCTGGAGTATCTCACTCACGGCACTCCCCTTCCCCCTCTGCCTCTCGACGTGAGCAAAGGCACGCCCTTTCGCCGGAAAGTTTGGAAAGCCCTCTGCGATATCCCTCATGGGGAGACCCGCTCTTACCTGGATATCTCCAAGGCCATCGGGCAACCTCGAGCCTCTCGCGCCGTGGGACAGGCTTGCGGCAGCAACCCCGTCGCCATCCTCATTCCCTGCCACCGCGTACTGGCCGTGGGGGGAAAACTTGGGGGATATACCGGGGGATTGGACATCAAGGAGGCATTATTGAAGTTGGAGCGGGGTGCCGGGTTGGGAAGATCGGGAAACAGGTGACCGGATCATTTGAGCACAGTTTTTTGATTTTCGCTGAATCTCTGTGGGTAATGCAAAATGGTCTGCAATATGGTCTGAAATAACGGAGGACAATGTTGAAAGAAAAAAATCTGAAGCTGAAGGAGCAGATCACAGCGCCAACCGGAAAACTGGGGGTACTGATCCCCGGCATCGGTGGAGCCGTGAGCACAACATTCATCGCTGGAGTCGAACTCGTACGCAAAGGGCTCGCTTCGCCCATCGGCTCCCTGACTCAACTGGGAACCATTCGGCTCGGGAAACGTTTTGAACGCAGATCTCCCAGGATCAAGGATTTCGTTCCCTTGGCATCCCTCGACGATCTGGTTTTCGGGGGCTGGGACCTCTATGAGGCCAATGGTTACGAGGCCGCTATGTTCGCCCGCGTTCTCAAACGCGAACACATCGAACCGATCAAGGACTTCCTGCGCGGCATTACCCCCATGAAAGCCGTTTTCGACCGTCGTTTCGTTAAAAATCTCGATGGAAAATACATCAAGGAGGAAAACAACCTCCGCGCCCAGGTGGAAGCTTTGAAGGAAGACATTCGTCGGTTCAAGGATCAAAACGGGTGCGAACGCTGCATCATGATCTGGTGTGGAAGCACGGAAGTCTACCTTCAATGCGAAGAAATCCACCAATCCGTCGAGGCACTCCAGAAAGCCATCGATGCCAACGATTCCCGGATTCCCCCCAGTATGCTCTATGCCGTCGCAGCCATGGAAAGCGGCATTCCCTTCATCAATGGCGCACCCAACCTCACGGTGGATGTTCCGGCCATGGTGGAAATGGCTTCACAAAACAATCTTCCCATCGCGGGCAAGGATTTCAAAACCGGCCAGACCCTCATGAAGACCATCCTGGCTCCCGGCCTCAAATCCCGCATGCTGGGCCTCGAGGGGTGGTATTCCACCAACATTCTCGGCAACCGCGACGGACTGGTCCTGGACGACAAGGATTCCTTCAAGACCAAAGAGGAAAGCAAGCTTTCCGTCCTCGAATACATTTTGCAGCCCCAGCTCTATCCATCCCTCTACAAGAACTACTATCACAAGGTCACCATCAACTATTATCCGCCTCGCGGGGACAACAAGGAAGGTTGGGACTGCATCGACATCTTCGGATGGCTGGGGTACCCCATGCAGATCAAAGTCGACTTCCAGTGCCGTGACAGCATCCTGGCCGCTCCGCTGGTCCTGGACCTGGTGCTCTTTATGGACCTGGCCCAGCGGGTGGGCTTGAGCGGCATTCAGGAATGGCTCTCTTTCTACTTCAAGAGCCCCATGCACAAAGAGAACCTCTATCCCGAGCACGATCTTTTCATTCAGAGCATGAAGCTCAAGAACACCTTGCGCTATCTCATGGGTGAAGACCAGATCACCCACTTCGGGCTCGATTATTATATGAAAGACGACGAGAACGAGGAGAAATAGGGGGATTTTCAGGCAGCCTCTAACTTTTTACATTGTCGGATTTCATCTCAACCACGGAGACACGGAGGGCACGGAGATTTCATTTGAAGGTCTTTCTCCGTGCTCTCCGTGTCTCCGTGGTTAATGTGACACTGCCGCGCTAAAAGACTCACTTTTTGAAAATACGGATGACCCATATGACAGAACACAGTCACACGTTTGTGGAAAATTATGAAGGACTGGTGGCTTTCGGACTTTCGCGTGAAGTGGACGAAAAGTCACTCATGTACTACCTGCAAAAATTCTCCGACGATGATCTCCTCAAGGTCATAATGCCCCGGATGAGCGATGCAGAAATCGAACATGTCTTCGTGATGATCAGCAACCTCATGAGAAAGCATCTGGACGACAATGAATATCACAAACTCTTCCTCAAGGAGGAGGGACATTCGCACCACCATTCTCACGAAGAGTGAGACCGCACCCAATCCGTGATGCCGTCCAATACCCGTCGATTCTGCTCGGGCAGCCGGACGGCCAATCGAATGAAGTGTTCGTTCAGCCCTTCGAAGGAACTGCAGTCACGAATGAGAATTCCACGGGAATGGAGCAGCTCCTCCTGCAAAACAGCGGCTGGAGGAAGCTTCCTTCCCAGTTCCACAAGCAGATAATTGGCCCGTCCCGGGTAGACCTTCAAGCCATCCAGTTTTTCCAGCTGCCGCGCAAATTCCGTCCTTTCATGTTCCACCAGCTTCAGAGTCTCCCGCCGGTAGGCGTCCTGGCCGAGGCAGAAGGCACCGGCTATCTGAGCCAGCGTATTGACGGACCATGGGGGCAGGAAATGGCGCATGCGGGCCGCAATATCATCGGAAGTCAGCAGGTATCCCAGACGCAACCCCGGAATGCCGTAGAACTTCGTCATGGATCGAATGAGGACCAGCTTGCATGATTCCGTGAGAGTCCGCTTCAGCGATTCCTCTTCACAAAAATCCACGAAGACTTCATCCACGATACAGACAATGCCGCCCGGCCGGCTTTTTTCGCGAATCCACTCCCGTACGGCCGGCGAGAGCAGTGTGCCTGAAGGGCTTCCCGGATGTGTGAAGAGGATGGCCTCGGGGGAAACCTTGTCGCACAGGGTATCCAGTTGTTCCACCGTGGGCTGGAAATGGGTATCGGGCACAGTCACCACCCGCTGCATTTCCACACCCTGCAGTTCAAACGCCTTGCGGTATTCCCCAAAGGTCGGGAGCACCACCCCGCCCTTTCGCATCTCCAGGGCCCTCGGCAGCCAGTAGATAAGCTCCGTTGAACCGTTACCGACGACAATCCGGTTTTCTGGAAGGCCATGAAAGCGCGACAGGGCTTCGATGAGGGAACGATTGGCGATGTCGGGATAGTGCTGCAGGCGGTGGAAGCAGGTGGTGAACTCTTCCATGAGACCGGGAGGCGGCCCAAGGGGATTGATGCTTGCGCTGTAGTCCAACAGGGAGTCGGGGGAGCACCCCAAACGCGCTGCGATTTCATAGACATTGCCGCCGTGAACAATAGCCATGCGGAACTTCTCCTTCCCAATGAGGCTAGGGCGTGTACGCAAACTCGCCTTACTCCTATGATGACCGTCACCCCGGCGAAAGCCGGGGTCCAGAAAGCCTGATAGAATCTGGATTCCGGCTTTCGCCGGAATGACGTAACGCCTATCATTCCAAGGAGCTACTAAGTTTGCGTACAGAGCTTAACTTGACATTGTCAGATTTCATTTGAACCACGGAGACACGGAGATTTTATTTGAGAGTCTTTCTCTGCGCATTCCGTGTCTCTGTGGTTCATGTGACAATGTCGCACTAATAGAGAACGAACAGAGTGCGTATTCCAAGAGCCAGAAAAAACGCCAGTGCAGAGGTCAAGTACATGAGGCGGATCATGGCACGATAGGTATCGAGACTCAGGGTTTCACCAGCATCGCCCAGAGTGGGCTTTTCCACCGGCCGGCCGAAATAGATGTTGGTCCCTCCCAACTGGACATTGAGAGCTCCAGCCGCGGCTGCTTCAGGATAACCCGCGTTGGGGCTTTTCATCTTGCGGGCATCGCGGCGCATGACATTCCAGGCTTTACGCCAATCAAGCCTCATGATGGCGGAGGCTCCCACGAGAAGCAATCCGCTCAGGCGTGCAGGTATCCAGTTGAACAGGTCGTCCGCCCTGGCGGCAAACCAGCCGAAATACCGATAACGATCGTTCATATATCCCACCATGGAATCCATGGTGTTCATGGCTTTGTAGGCCATGGCCGCCACGGGTCCGCCCAATGAGAGATAGAAGAGGGGGGCAACGATTCCATCGCTGATGTTTTCGGAAACCGTTTCCACGAGGGCCCTCACGATGTCCTGTTCTTCGAGCTGTGAGGTATCCCGGCTCACGATCCAGGCCAGTTTTTCCCGGGCCTTGACGATATTTCCCTCGCCCAGGGCTTTGGCCACTTTGACCGATTCCTGGTGCAGGTTCCGTGTGGCCAGCGTCGTAAAAGCGAGCCAGATCAGAACCGCTGTTTCAAAAACGGGATGAACATGCGAAGCAATCCCCAAAATAACAATGGTTCCGCTGATGACTCCCAAAACGACCGTCATCCAGAACACGGCACCCTGTAAACCCTTCAGTCCATGAGATGCCTTTTCGTCGTAGAAAACACGTTCCACCGCGGTGATGAAACGCCCGATCCAGCGAATGGGATGAGGCCACCACCTGGGATCTCCTACGAGAAGATCCAGAATATAAGCCGCTGCAAAGTGCCAAGGAAGAAATACCATGTTCTCTCCCTGTATTGAATATCCCGACAAAAAACCTGTGGAGAGGTAGCGGGAACATGAAAAATGAGATCATCAGAAGGGGTTTTATTCGTCGTCAGCCCCCCTACTCCCTGATCCCGAGTTCGCGATAGATTCGATTTATGTCCGTGTATTTTCGAACGTGCTCCGCAAGAAGGTCGTATTGAGTTTCTTTCCACCGCCTGTAGGAAAAATTGGCGGACACGGCCACAGTGGTCTTTCCGGAGCGGCGCCGCACTTCCTCGATGAATTTCCTTCGGAAGTCATCGTTATCGAAAATACCGTGAATGTAGGTACCCCACACTCTGCCGTCGGGTTGCGTCAAGCCGTCCAGGAAATCCGCCTCCCGGCCATCCCTGCGGGTGATATGGAAAAGAGGCTGGGCGGCTCCCCTGGAAACGCTCCTTCCCATGTGAATCTCGTAGCCGCTCAAGGGGCCCTGCGCAGATCCCATCCAGCAGTCGGTCGCTACGGGCAGGGCTTCGATCTGGGATGTGATTTTCTCGAGATACATTTCCGTTTCCATTTCCAGGAGTCCCAAGCCGGTCACCTCACGCAGACCGCTTTCCACACCGTGAGGGTCCTGCACGCAAAGCCCCATCATCTGGTAGCCGCCGCAGAGCCCCACTACGGTCCCGCCCCCCTTGTAAAAGGCCAGGATCGCATCGGAAAGACCGCTCTTTTTCAAGAAATCCAGGTCCTCGAGAGTATTCTTGCTTCCGGGAAGGATCACCGCATCGAAATGAAAAACCTCGGCGGGACGGTCAAAATAGATGAGGTCCACTCCCGCTTCCTGCTCAAAGCAGTCGAAATCCGTATAATTGGAAATAAAAGGCAGCCGTACCACACCGATGGCAAGACCGTTTTCAGAAACCTTTTTGACCGCCTGCTGCATGCGGCGCTGCAGGGCCACGCTGTCTTCCTCCTGAAGGGCGATATGGTTGAAATGGGGAATGACACCCAGAACAGGCCGCGAAGAACGGGATTCCAGGATCTCGATTCCACTGGTGAAGAGTTGCGGATCCCCCCTCAGCTTATTGACCATGAACCCCATGATCCGCTCCTGCTCCCGAGGGGTCATGAGCATATAACTTCCCAGCAAAGCGGCGAAAATGCCTCCCCGGTCAATATCTCCCACAAGGATGCAGCGTGCGTCGGCCATTTCCGCCATGGAAAGATTCACCAGATCGTGCTCCTTGAGGTTCAGTTCGACGGCACTCCCCGCCCCTTCCAAAACGATCACGTCATACTGGCTGGAGAGCCGCTCGAAACATTCCCGAACGATGGGAACAAGGTTCGTCTTGTATTCGTAGTAATCCCTTGCGGAAAGGTTTCCTATGGACTTTCCTTTCACGATCACCTGCGATCCCATTTGGGAAGTGGGTTTCAGGAGAACCGGGTTCATATCCACATGGGGCTCGATTCCGGCGGCTTCCGCCTGAACCACTTGAGCCCGCCCCATTTCGCCGCCTTCAGGGGTGATATAGGAATTGAGAGCCATGTTCTGGGCCTTGAAAGGGGCCACTCGAAAACCGTCCTGCTTCAGAATACGGCAAAAAGCGGCAGCAAGCACGCTCTTGCCCACGTCCGAACCCGTCCCCAAAAACATCAGGGATTTTGCCTTGTCAGTCATCAGTTTGAAACTCCCTGCAATATTTTACAAAGGCGGCAGGCGCCCCCGGTGCGCTTCCCCAGTGAAGATGAATGTAACTGGCCAGAATCGATCCGACCCGGTACCCTTCCTGCCGGACTTCTGCATACTTGCGGTGGTGCAGATCGTAGACCCGGTGAAGTTCCGCTGTCGATCCCACTCCGTCGTCCACGATCTCCGAATAATGGAATTCGTGCCCCCTGAGAATCGATCCCGCTTCACCCAGCAGGCAGGATTCGCGCAGGACCACTTCGGTATACCCCAGGGCCTTCCTGCGGTTCAGCATTCGAGTCCCGAAAGGAAGAATGCCCGCCATGGGGTATTTATCCCCTTCAAGGGTTACAATGAAACGCCCCAAGACCATCAGGCCGCCGCATTCGGCGTAAATGGGCATCCCTTGTGCAGCCCGTTTTCGAACGGACTCGAGGAAGACCTTCTGGCCGGAGATGTTCTCGGCGAAAAGCTCCGGGTACCCGCCCCCCAGGTAAAGTCCCGAAGTCTCTTCCGGAAAAGTCTCGCCGGCCAGGGGCGAAAAAAAATGGAGTCCGGCACCTGCCCTTTCCAGTAACTCAAAATTGTCCGGGTAATAAAAACAAAAAGCCGCATCCCGGGCAACCGCAATGAGGGGGGAAGGGGAAACGATTCGAGAAGACTCCTTTTTCCATGGTGCATCCCCCCTTCCGCCCTGCCCCGGTGTCTGCTCATGAAAACATTCGGCACGTTCCAGCAAGAGATCCAGATCGACATAGCGTTCCACCAGGTCGATCAGTTTATCCTTGTGCTGCGGGTCAAGAGGAGACTCATCGGCCGTTACGAGCCCCAAATGCCGCTCGGGCATGCGGATGAACTCGTCGCGCGGAATTCCTCCAAGCACGGGAATTTCAGGCAGGTTGGCGCTCATGGCTTCCCTGAGATATTCCAGGTGCCCCGGTCCCCCAACCCGGTTGAAAATGACCCCCGCCAGTTGTAGATCCGGATCGAAACGGCTGAAGCCGTAGATGAGGGCGGCGGCGCTGCGCGCCATGCTCCGGGCATCTACCACCAGGACCACGGGAATCCCCAGCCATTTGGCCATCTCCGCCGTACTCCCCGATTCGGTTTTGCCGTCGTACCCGTCAAAGAGGCCCATCACACCCTCCACCACCCCAAGATCCGCGCGGGAGAGGC
This region of Desulforhabdus amnigena genomic DNA includes:
- a CDS encoding inositol-3-phosphate synthase, whose amino-acid sequence is MLKEKNLKLKEQITAPTGKLGVLIPGIGGAVSTTFIAGVELVRKGLASPIGSLTQLGTIRLGKRFERRSPRIKDFVPLASLDDLVFGGWDLYEANGYEAAMFARVLKREHIEPIKDFLRGITPMKAVFDRRFVKNLDGKYIKEENNLRAQVEALKEDIRRFKDQNGCERCIMIWCGSTEVYLQCEEIHQSVEALQKAIDANDSRIPPSMLYAVAAMESGIPFINGAPNLTVDVPAMVEMASQNNLPIAGKDFKTGQTLMKTILAPGLKSRMLGLEGWYSTNILGNRDGLVLDDKDSFKTKEESKLSVLEYILQPQLYPSLYKNYYHKVTINYYPPRGDNKEGWDCIDIFGWLGYPMQIKVDFQCRDSILAAPLVLDLVLFMDLAQRVGLSGIQEWLSFYFKSPMHKENLYPEHDLFIQSMKLKNTLRYLMGEDQITHFGLDYYMKDDENEEK
- a CDS encoding cytoplasmic protein, with the protein product MTEHSHTFVENYEGLVAFGLSREVDEKSLMYYLQKFSDDDLLKVIMPRMSDAEIEHVFVMISNLMRKHLDDNEYHKLFLKEEGHSHHHSHEE
- a CDS encoding pyridoxal phosphate-dependent aminotransferase, yielding MAIVHGGNVYEIAARLGCSPDSLLDYSASINPLGPPPGLMEEFTTCFHRLQHYPDIANRSLIEALSRFHGLPENRIVVGNGSTELIYWLPRALEMRKGGVVLPTFGEYRKAFELQGVEMQRVVTVPDTHFQPTVEQLDTLCDKVSPEAILFTHPGSPSGTLLSPAVREWIREKSRPGGIVCIVDEVFVDFCEEESLKRTLTESCKLVLIRSMTKFYGIPGLRLGYLLTSDDIAARMRHFLPPWSVNTLAQIAGAFCLGQDAYRRETLKLVEHERTEFARQLEKLDGLKVYPGRANYLLVELGRKLPPAAVLQEELLHSRGILIRDCSSFEGLNEHFIRLAVRLPEQNRRVLDGITDWVRSHSS
- the cbiB gene encoding adenosylcobinamide-phosphate synthase CbiB → MVFLPWHFAAAYILDLLVGDPRWWPHPIRWIGRFITAVERVFYDEKASHGLKGLQGAVFWMTVVLGVISGTIVILGIASHVHPVFETAVLIWLAFTTLATRNLHQESVKVAKALGEGNIVKAREKLAWIVSRDTSQLEEQDIVRALVETVSENISDGIVAPLFYLSLGGPVAAMAYKAMNTMDSMVGYMNDRYRYFGWFAARADDLFNWIPARLSGLLLVGASAIMRLDWRKAWNVMRRDARKMKSPNAGYPEAAAAGALNVQLGGTNIYFGRPVEKPTLGDAGETLSLDTYRAMIRLMYLTSALAFFLALGIRTLFVLY
- a CDS encoding cobyric acid synthase; amino-acid sequence: MTDKAKSLMFLGTGSDVGKSVLAAAFCRILKQDGFRVAPFKAQNMALNSYITPEGGEMGRAQVVQAEAAGIEPHVDMNPVLLKPTSQMGSQVIVKGKSIGNLSARDYYEYKTNLVPIVRECFERLSSQYDVIVLEGAGSAVELNLKEHDLVNLSMAEMADARCILVGDIDRGGIFAALLGSYMLMTPREQERIMGFMVNKLRGDPQLFTSGIEILESRSSRPVLGVIPHFNHIALQEEDSVALQRRMQQAVKKVSENGLAIGVVRLPFISNYTDFDCFEQEAGVDLIYFDRPAEVFHFDAVILPGSKNTLEDLDFLKKSGLSDAILAFYKGGGTVVGLCGGYQMMGLCVQDPHGVESGLREVTGLGLLEMETEMYLEKITSQIEALPVATDCWMGSAQGPLSGYEIHMGRSVSRGAAQPLFHITRRDGREADFLDGLTQPDGRVWGTYIHGIFDNDDFRRKFIEEVRRRSGKTTVAVSANFSYRRWKETQYDLLAEHVRKYTDINRIYRELGIRE